One Ranitomeya variabilis isolate aRanVar5 chromosome 5, aRanVar5.hap1, whole genome shotgun sequence DNA window includes the following coding sequences:
- the LOC143776449 gene encoding E3 ubiquitin-protein ligase RNF14-like isoform X1 → MSREDQEAQEDELLALANIFSKEEFKRQDATKGGEIHLFLQLPSEFVIAIKSNSATNSFADDFENTVPFLPPIVLNFELPPDYPSSAPPNFTLSCKWLSPKQLTLLCQHLDDLWEENSGCVVLFPWIQFLKEKTLDFLNIKSPYEIELSSNGLQNWMQPPEKTPADGVLLERGSIDKRAIQDVQSVSALVKCILDSIKAQEKKVFDSQQFLCNICFMEKLGSECTHFKDCQHVYCNCCLKDYFEIQIKDGQVHALNCPESECKSVATPAQVKDLVGEQLFCRYDYLLLKSGLDLMADISFCPRPSCQTPVMLEPQGEMGICTVCQYAFCVYCKKTFHGITNCTVNSEKLAELLKEHQAADKKGKRLLEMRFEQLKKVVENIKNVEWIGENSKPCPSCKAPIQKIDGCNRMTCTGCKKNFCWTCLTILSQENPYDHFNGTTRCRVNR, encoded by the exons ATGTCAAGAGAAGATCAAGAGGCACAAGAGGACGAACTTTTAGCCCTTGCAAATATCTTTTCAAAGGAGGAATTTAAAAGACAAGATGCTACTAAAGGAGGGGAAATTCACTTGTTTCTACAGTTACCTTCAGAATTTGTAATAGCTATAAAAA GCAACAGTGCAACAAACTCTTTTGCAGACGACTTTGAGAACACTGTGCCCTTCCTGCCACCCATTGTGCTGAACTTTGAACTTCCCCCAGATTACCCATCCTCTGCACCCCCGAACTTCACATTAAGCTGCAAGTGGCTTTCACCAAAACAG cTCACTCTGTTATGTCAGCATTTAGATGATCTATGGGAGGAGAACAGTGGATGTGTTGTCTTGTTCCCATGGATTCAGTTTCTAAAGGAGAAAACACTTGATTTCTTGAATATAAAATCTCCATATGAAATTGAGCTGTCTAGCAATGGTTTGCAAAACTGGATGCAACCCCCTGAAAAGACCCCTGCTGATGGAGTCTTATTGGAAAGAGGATCAATTGACAAACGGGCCATACAGGACGTGCAGTCAGTGTCTGCCCTGGTCAAGTGCATCTTGGATTCAATTAAAGCTCAGGAGAAGAAGGTTTTCGACAGTCAACAGTTCTTGTGCAATATCTGTTTTATGGAGAAGCTGGGCAGTGAGTGCACCCACTTTAAGGACTGCCAGCATGTGTACTGTAACTGCTGTCTCAAAGACTACTTTGAAATCCAGATTAAGGACGGACAAGTTCATGCTCTAAACTGCCCTGAATCAGAGTGCAAATCTGTTGCAACACCAGCTCAG GTAAAGGATCTGGTAGGGGAGCAACTTTTTTGCCGCTATGATTATCTTCTCCTGAAGTCAGGATTGGATTTAATGGCGGACATTTCGTTCTGCCCACGTCCAAGCTGTCAGACACCAGTCATGCTGGAGCCACAGGGTGAAATGGGTATTTGTACAGTCTGCCAatatgcattttgtgtttactgcaAAAAGACCTTTCATGGAATCACCAATTGCACAGTGAACTCAG AAAAACTTGCTGAATTACTTAAAGAGCATCAGGCTGCTGATAAGAAAGGAAAGCGATTACTAGAGATGAGATTTGAACAACTTAAAAAGGTTGTTGAAAATATAAAGAATGTGGAGTGGATAGGAGAAAACTCCAAGCCTTGCCCTTCTTGTAAAGCTCCTATTCAG
- the LOC143776449 gene encoding E3 ubiquitin-protein ligase RNF14-like isoform X2: MSREDQEAQEDELLALANIFSKEEFKRQDATKGGEIHLFLQLPSEFVIAIKSNSATNSFADDFENTVPFLPPIVLNFELPPDYPSSAPPNFTLSCKWLSPKQLTLLCQHLDDLWEENSGCVVLFPWIQFLKEKTLDFLNIKSPYEIELSSNGLQNWMQPPEKTPADGVLLERGSIDKRAIQDVQSVSALVKCILDSIKAQEKKVFDSQQFLCNICFMEKLGSECTHFKDCQHVYCNCCLKDYFEIQIKDGQVHALNCPESECKSVATPAQVKDLVGEQLFCRYDYLLLKSGLDLMADISFCPRPSCQTPVMLEPQGEMGICTVCQYAFCVYCKKTFHGITNCTVNSEKLAELLKEHQAADKKGKRLLEMRFEQLKKVVENIKNVEWIGENSKPCPSCKAPIQKIDGCNRMTCTGCKKNFCWTCLTILSQENPYDHFNGTTRCRVK; this comes from the exons ATGTCAAGAGAAGATCAAGAGGCACAAGAGGACGAACTTTTAGCCCTTGCAAATATCTTTTCAAAGGAGGAATTTAAAAGACAAGATGCTACTAAAGGAGGGGAAATTCACTTGTTTCTACAGTTACCTTCAGAATTTGTAATAGCTATAAAAA GCAACAGTGCAACAAACTCTTTTGCAGACGACTTTGAGAACACTGTGCCCTTCCTGCCACCCATTGTGCTGAACTTTGAACTTCCCCCAGATTACCCATCCTCTGCACCCCCGAACTTCACATTAAGCTGCAAGTGGCTTTCACCAAAACAG cTCACTCTGTTATGTCAGCATTTAGATGATCTATGGGAGGAGAACAGTGGATGTGTTGTCTTGTTCCCATGGATTCAGTTTCTAAAGGAGAAAACACTTGATTTCTTGAATATAAAATCTCCATATGAAATTGAGCTGTCTAGCAATGGTTTGCAAAACTGGATGCAACCCCCTGAAAAGACCCCTGCTGATGGAGTCTTATTGGAAAGAGGATCAATTGACAAACGGGCCATACAGGACGTGCAGTCAGTGTCTGCCCTGGTCAAGTGCATCTTGGATTCAATTAAAGCTCAGGAGAAGAAGGTTTTCGACAGTCAACAGTTCTTGTGCAATATCTGTTTTATGGAGAAGCTGGGCAGTGAGTGCACCCACTTTAAGGACTGCCAGCATGTGTACTGTAACTGCTGTCTCAAAGACTACTTTGAAATCCAGATTAAGGACGGACAAGTTCATGCTCTAAACTGCCCTGAATCAGAGTGCAAATCTGTTGCAACACCAGCTCAG GTAAAGGATCTGGTAGGGGAGCAACTTTTTTGCCGCTATGATTATCTTCTCCTGAAGTCAGGATTGGATTTAATGGCGGACATTTCGTTCTGCCCACGTCCAAGCTGTCAGACACCAGTCATGCTGGAGCCACAGGGTGAAATGGGTATTTGTACAGTCTGCCAatatgcattttgtgtttactgcaAAAAGACCTTTCATGGAATCACCAATTGCACAGTGAACTCAG AAAAACTTGCTGAATTACTTAAAGAGCATCAGGCTGCTGATAAGAAAGGAAAGCGATTACTAGAGATGAGATTTGAACAACTTAAAAAGGTTGTTGAAAATATAAAGAATGTGGAGTGGATAGGAGAAAACTCCAAGCCTTGCCCTTCTTGTAAAGCTCCTATTCAG